The following proteins are co-located in the Motilibacter rhizosphaerae genome:
- a CDS encoding DUF3140 domain-containing protein: protein MVQNEDKGPELDALWQEFHDLVTMDSRELREFLRSDAAGEEGEALPGQEGALGDSVAAVLSKRKTDLTDDDVDTMRTVVEQIRGAYPDGDTDATIDLTDGAKRHWLMSLGHDPLKVR from the coding sequence ATGGTGCAGAACGAGGACAAGGGCCCGGAGCTCGACGCGCTGTGGCAGGAGTTCCACGACCTGGTGACGATGGACTCCCGCGAGCTGCGGGAGTTCCTGCGCAGCGACGCCGCGGGCGAGGAGGGCGAGGCGCTGCCCGGGCAGGAGGGCGCGCTGGGCGACTCCGTCGCGGCCGTGCTCTCCAAGCGCAAGACCGACCTCACCGACGACGACGTCGACACGATGCGGACGGTCGTCGAGCAGATCCGCGGGGCCTACCCCGACGGCGACACCGACGCGACGATCGACCTCACCGACGGCGCGAAGCGCCACTGGCTGATGTCGCTCGGGCACGACCCGCTGAAGGTGCGCTAG
- the gabT gene encoding 4-aminobutyrate--2-oxoglutarate transaminase, whose protein sequence is MTEAPALPPTRLPQERRTVTDLPGPVSQQLAARRAAAVTAAVGSTMPVYAADADGGVVVDVDGNSLIDLGSGIAVTSVGNASPAVVAAVQEQVARFTHTCFMITPYEGYVAVCEKLNELTPGSFEKRSALFNSGAEAVENAVKVARKATGRSAVAVVDHAYHGRTNLTMALTAKNTPYKNGFGPFAGEIYRVPTSYPFRDPEGMTGEEAAARATRQLEVQVGAGNVAAVLIEPIQGEGGFIEPAPGFLRALAQWCADNGALFIADEVQTGFCRTGSWFAAEHDGVEPDIVVTAKGIAGGLPLAGITGRAELLDAVHKGGLGGTYGGNPVACAAGLASIETMAQYDLAARARGIAELTLPRLRDLQKRTDRIGDVRGRGAMLAMELVQPGTDEPDSAAATRISQACHAQGVIVLTAGSFSNVIRLLPPLVIGEELLLEGLQVLEEAVLAL, encoded by the coding sequence ATGACCGAGGCTCCCGCGCTGCCCCCCACCCGCCTGCCGCAGGAGCGGCGCACCGTCACCGACCTGCCCGGCCCGGTGTCGCAGCAGCTGGCGGCCCGACGGGCGGCCGCGGTCACGGCGGCGGTCGGCTCGACGATGCCCGTCTACGCCGCGGACGCCGACGGCGGCGTGGTGGTCGACGTGGACGGCAACAGCCTCATCGACCTCGGGTCCGGCATCGCGGTCACGAGCGTCGGCAACGCGAGCCCCGCGGTCGTCGCCGCCGTGCAGGAGCAGGTGGCCCGCTTCACGCACACCTGCTTCATGATCACCCCGTACGAGGGCTACGTCGCCGTCTGCGAGAAGCTCAACGAGCTGACGCCGGGCAGCTTCGAGAAGCGCTCCGCGCTGTTCAACTCGGGCGCGGAGGCGGTGGAGAACGCCGTCAAGGTCGCGCGCAAGGCGACGGGGCGCTCCGCGGTCGCGGTCGTGGACCACGCGTACCACGGCCGCACCAACCTCACGATGGCGCTGACGGCCAAGAACACGCCGTACAAGAACGGGTTCGGCCCGTTCGCCGGCGAGATCTACCGCGTGCCCACGTCGTACCCGTTCCGCGACCCGGAGGGCATGACCGGCGAGGAGGCCGCGGCCCGCGCGACCCGCCAGCTCGAGGTGCAGGTCGGCGCAGGCAACGTCGCCGCGGTCCTCATCGAGCCCATCCAGGGCGAGGGCGGGTTCATCGAGCCCGCGCCGGGCTTCCTGCGCGCCCTCGCCCAGTGGTGCGCGGACAACGGCGCGCTGTTCATCGCCGACGAGGTGCAGACCGGGTTCTGCCGCACCGGCAGCTGGTTCGCCGCCGAGCACGACGGCGTCGAGCCCGACATCGTCGTCACGGCGAAGGGCATCGCCGGCGGCCTGCCGCTCGCCGGCATCACCGGTCGCGCCGAGCTGCTGGACGCCGTGCACAAGGGCGGGCTCGGCGGCACCTACGGCGGCAACCCCGTCGCCTGCGCCGCCGGCCTCGCGAGCATCGAGACCATGGCCCAGTACGACCTGGCCGCTCGCGCCCGCGGCATCGCCGAGCTCACCCTCCCCCGCCTGCGCGACCTGCAGAAGCGCACCGACCGCATCGGCGACGTCCGCGGCCGGGGCGCGATGCTCGCGATGGAGCTGGTGCAGCCCGGCACCGACGAGCCCGACTCCGCCGCGGCCACCCGCATCTCCCAGGCGTGCCACGCCCAGGGCGTGATCGTGCTGACAGCAGGCAGCTTCTCCAACGTGATCCGGCTGCTGCCGCCGCTCGTCATCGGCGAGGAGCTCCTCCTCGAGGGCCTGCAGGTCCTCGAGGAGGCCGTGCTCGCGCTCTGA
- the clpS gene encoding ATP-dependent Clp protease adapter ClpS, whose product MSSAPVEAPERVAPDPVEDYALAPDVPWITLVWNDPVNLMSYVTWVFQEHFGYSKEKATELMLDVHQKGRAVVSTGTREEMERDVEAMHGYGLWATLQKDT is encoded by the coding sequence GTGTCCAGCGCGCCCGTCGAGGCTCCGGAGCGGGTCGCGCCCGACCCCGTCGAGGACTACGCGCTCGCGCCCGACGTGCCCTGGATCACCCTGGTCTGGAACGACCCGGTCAACCTCATGAGCTACGTCACCTGGGTGTTCCAGGAGCACTTCGGCTACTCCAAGGAGAAGGCCACCGAGCTCATGCTCGACGTCCACCAGAAGGGGCGCGCGGTCGTCTCGACCGGCACCCGCGAGGAGATGGAGCGCGACGTGGAGGCCATGCACGGCTACGGCCTCTGGGCGACGCT
- a CDS encoding nicotinate phosphoribosyltransferase codes for MSGSSTGLLTDQYEFTMLEAALRSGAAERRSVFEVFARRLPEGRRYGVVAGTGRLLHALAEFRFGDDELAVLQRAGIDRRTLDWLAAYRFTGDVDGYAEGEAFFPGSPILVVEGTFAEAVLLETLALSILNFDCAVASAASRMTCASSGRPCIEMGSRRANEQAAVAAARAAYVAGFAATSNLEAARRYAIPSTGTSAHAFTLLHDSEQEAFAAQVAALGPGTTLLVDTYDVEQGVRNAVAVAGRALGAVRLDSGDLVAQAHDTRRLLDSLGNDETRIIVTSDLDEYAIAGLAAAPVDGYGVGTSLVTGSGAPTAGLVYKLVARESTSGGELVPVEKRSVGKASHGGRKWAVRRYEGGTAAEEVVGRVADGEPVEGRQMLVPLVRGGEVVGAEPVEAARERHGRSRGELPPAARQLSKGEPVVPTTYL; via the coding sequence ATGAGCGGATCGTCCACCGGCCTGCTGACCGACCAGTACGAGTTCACGATGCTCGAGGCGGCCCTGCGCTCCGGCGCCGCGGAGCGCCGGTCGGTGTTCGAGGTGTTCGCGCGCCGGCTCCCCGAGGGCCGCCGCTACGGCGTCGTCGCGGGTACGGGCCGGCTGCTCCACGCCCTGGCGGAGTTCCGGTTCGGCGACGACGAGCTCGCCGTGCTGCAGCGCGCCGGCATCGACCGGCGCACGCTCGACTGGCTCGCGGCGTACCGGTTCACGGGCGACGTCGACGGCTACGCCGAGGGCGAGGCGTTCTTCCCGGGCTCGCCGATCCTCGTGGTGGAGGGCACCTTCGCGGAGGCCGTGCTGCTCGAGACGCTGGCTCTCTCGATCCTCAACTTCGACTGCGCGGTCGCGAGCGCGGCGAGCCGGATGACCTGCGCGAGCAGCGGGCGGCCGTGCATCGAGATGGGCTCGCGGCGGGCCAACGAGCAGGCGGCCGTGGCGGCGGCGCGGGCGGCGTACGTCGCGGGCTTCGCGGCCACCTCCAACCTCGAGGCCGCGCGCCGCTACGCCATCCCCTCGACGGGCACGAGCGCGCACGCGTTCACGCTGCTCCACGACTCCGAGCAGGAGGCGTTCGCCGCGCAGGTGGCCGCGCTCGGGCCCGGGACGACGCTGCTCGTCGACACGTACGACGTCGAGCAGGGGGTGCGCAACGCGGTCGCGGTCGCCGGCCGGGCGCTGGGTGCGGTGCGGCTCGACTCCGGCGACCTCGTCGCTCAGGCGCACGACACCCGGCGGCTGCTGGACTCCCTCGGCAACGACGAGACGCGGATCATCGTGACGAGCGACCTCGACGAGTACGCCATCGCCGGTCTCGCCGCCGCCCCCGTCGACGGGTACGGCGTGGGCACCTCGCTCGTCACCGGCAGCGGCGCGCCGACCGCGGGCCTGGTCTACAAGCTCGTGGCACGGGAGTCCACGTCCGGTGGGGAGCTCGTGCCCGTCGAGAAGCGCTCCGTGGGCAAGGCGTCGCACGGGGGGCGCAAGTGGGCCGTCCGCCGCTACGAGGGCGGCACCGCGGCGGAGGAGGTCGTCGGCCGGGTGGCCGACGGTGAGCCCGTCGAGGGCCGGCAGATGCTCGTGCCCCTCGTCCGCGGCGGCGAGGTGGTGGGCGCCGAGCCGGTCGAGGCCGCGCGCGAGCGCCACGGCCGCTCGCGCGGCGAGCTCCCGCCCGCCGCGCGCCAGCTGTCCAAGGGCGAGCCCGTGGTCCCGACGACCTACCTCTAG